From the Flavobacteriales bacterium genome, one window contains:
- a CDS encoding DUF4292 domain-containing protein, which translates to MNKTALGLLLLFSLSACMSNKSLLNTSSNSANEVLKKSQEKAVQLDWFTAQLKGKAQFNDNEYPINAQLRMRKDSVIWISVSAILGLEALRVQLTPDSLKLINRLNSSYFLGQVSALSSQYNIPLTFEEIQNALLGGHSFTIEHQFKLNSSEGNYVLLAEKDNHSYVFQLSENYLPQEIISRQSDSAYVRLAYPNFVEVDSQWLPQNIELEAITNNKNLNTNFSYSKMLVNRPKKIKFSIPSSYAPM; encoded by the coding sequence ATGAATAAAACAGCATTAGGCTTACTTTTACTCTTTAGCCTTTCGGCTTGTATGAGCAACAAGTCGTTGCTTAACACCAGCTCCAATTCTGCTAACGAGGTGTTGAAGAAATCGCAAGAAAAAGCGGTTCAGCTCGATTGGTTTACGGCACAGCTTAAAGGCAAGGCCCAATTCAACGATAATGAATACCCTATTAATGCCCAATTACGCATGCGTAAGGATAGCGTTATTTGGATTTCTGTGTCCGCAATTTTAGGCCTAGAAGCCTTACGTGTGCAGCTAACCCCCGACAGCTTGAAACTCATAAACCGACTGAACTCTTCCTACTTCCTTGGTCAAGTATCGGCACTCAGTAGCCAGTACAATATCCCTTTGACTTTCGAAGAGATACAAAACGCTCTATTAGGCGGCCACTCCTTCACCATAGAACATCAATTTAAACTTAACTCTTCGGAAGGAAATTACGTCTTACTTGCAGAAAAAGATAACCATAGCTATGTCTTTCAACTCTCAGAAAATTATTTGCCTCAAGAAATTATAAGCAGACAGTCTGATAGTGCTTACGTACGCTTAGCCTACCCCAATTTTGTAGAGGTAGATAGCCAGTGGTTACCGCAAAACATTGAATTAGAAGCTATTACAAACAATAAGAATCTCAACACCAATTTTTCGTATTCTAAAATGCTTGTCAATAGGCCAAAAAAAATAAAATTCTCCATACCTTCGTCTTATGCGCCGATGTAG
- a CDS encoding DUF4837 family protein: MRYLLYSIIILFTACIGDESSVLPSYTGAINEVVIVIDDHLWEGASGDSLRASLITEVPGISWAEPLFDVVHIRPAAFSRIFRTHRNLIIIQKGNTSKVYFNAKPYAQNQWLCVVEYNSLDDLPKLLGQYAPIMAYSIDEKERLRYTSKQVNKRLRKTPSERFNLSFSLPSEYELVLDTNRFNWFEYNPKDKEIIKGVFIYEFPLSSSFNSTTVLAARDSVLKQFVVGSVEGSYMTTERLYPPYISTYSQDSLKGLSVKGLWKMQNAFMGGAFVAHYLQDTLNDRGLAVEGFLFNPGEDKRNSLQELEWLISDFKIQSLY, from the coding sequence ATGCGTTACCTTCTTTATAGCATTATTATCCTTTTTACAGCATGTATAGGTGATGAGTCGTCAGTGTTACCGTCATATACAGGAGCTATCAATGAGGTTGTAATTGTTATTGATGATCATTTGTGGGAAGGGGCTTCTGGCGATAGCTTAAGGGCATCGCTAATAACAGAAGTTCCTGGAATTTCATGGGCAGAACCTTTATTCGATGTCGTACACATACGCCCCGCTGCTTTTAGCCGTATTTTCAGGACTCACCGCAATCTTATTATTATTCAAAAGGGTAACACCTCCAAAGTTTATTTTAATGCCAAGCCTTACGCTCAAAATCAATGGCTTTGCGTTGTAGAGTATAACTCCCTTGACGACTTGCCCAAGCTTTTAGGTCAGTATGCTCCTATAATGGCGTACAGTATAGATGAAAAAGAGCGCCTACGCTACACTTCTAAGCAAGTGAATAAACGACTTAGAAAGACACCGAGCGAACGGTTTAACCTAAGTTTTAGTTTACCAAGTGAATATGAGTTGGTTTTAGATACCAATCGTTTCAATTGGTTTGAATACAATCCTAAAGACAAAGAAATTATCAAGGGTGTTTTTATCTATGAATTTCCACTTTCATCATCGTTTAACTCAACAACTGTTTTAGCAGCTCGTGATAGCGTCCTTAAACAGTTTGTTGTGGGTTCTGTTGAGGGTAGCTATATGACAACCGAACGCCTTTATCCGCCCTATATCAGCACCTACTCACAAGACAGCCTCAAGGGCTTAAGCGTTAAAGGTCTTTGGAAAATGCAAAATGCATTTATGGGAGGTGCTTTTGTGGCTCACTACCTTCAAGATACCCTCAACGATAGAGGTCTTGCCGTTGAAGGGTTTCTGTTCAATCCTGGAGAGGATAAGCGCAATAGCTTACAAGAGTTAGAGTGGCTTATATCAGACTTTAAAATTCAGTCTTTATACTAA
- a CDS encoding tetratricopeptide repeat protein yields the protein MRAYLIISLVLLGLGAQAQDHPFYSIKDPKIKEALNKVDPKEYQNAFFQGLRYKILGDPDKALQAFSDCIRMNGKEAAPMYESAMIYFNTGDLDQAQFFIESACQIEPDNKWYQQLLATTFLENRQYTKAISSFKKLLEIEPKNEDWHFELASAYLLNNQPRNAIKVYDDLEKYIGPYDMLFQQKKRIYNEMGDKAGAIREVEKWVEAEPQNLDALNELSELYLLSGKQTKAIQTLEKSLQLKADNASAFIMLSDLYRNNKELDKSFDYTKKAFGSLDLGVDAKMRLLLTYYDWTDSDTVLLSKAYTLIDILLETHPNNPKPFTIAGDYYYRDDNLTLAKSNFLRAAELDPSRFPIWQQLMIISFDLKEYDEVINLSESMQELFPSQPTSYFFAGLAYMQDKKYSSAIDQLNTGKLMVIDNPNLLAQFYASLGDAYHAQEEIQESDDAYDKSLDIMPDNVYVLNNYSYYLSLRKKKLQKASEMMKRCVALSPGQASYEDTYAWVFYQLKDYNEALIWIKKALASGGSSSATIVEHYGDILYQLSRTDEALEQWKKAQELGSDSEWIDQKIADKKLYE from the coding sequence ATGAGAGCATATCTTATTATCTCGCTAGTACTTTTGGGTTTAGGAGCACAAGCTCAAGACCACCCTTTTTATTCTATTAAAGACCCTAAAATTAAAGAAGCCCTCAATAAGGTTGATCCTAAAGAGTATCAAAACGCTTTTTTTCAGGGCTTGAGGTATAAAATTTTAGGCGACCCTGATAAAGCCTTACAAGCCTTTAGCGATTGCATTCGTATGAACGGCAAAGAAGCTGCCCCCATGTATGAGTCTGCCATGATATATTTCAACACAGGCGACCTCGATCAAGCACAGTTTTTTATAGAAAGTGCCTGTCAGATAGAGCCTGACAACAAATGGTATCAGCAATTGTTAGCCACCACCTTTTTAGAAAATAGACAATATACCAAAGCCATTTCTAGCTTTAAAAAGCTACTAGAAATAGAACCTAAAAACGAAGACTGGCACTTTGAATTGGCCTCAGCATATCTGTTAAACAACCAACCGAGAAACGCCATTAAAGTATATGACGACCTCGAAAAATACATCGGCCCATACGACATGCTCTTTCAGCAAAAAAAACGGATATATAACGAAATGGGCGATAAAGCAGGGGCAATCAGAGAAGTAGAAAAATGGGTAGAGGCAGAACCACAAAACTTAGACGCTCTGAACGAACTTTCCGAATTGTACTTACTTTCAGGCAAACAAACCAAAGCCATTCAAACCCTAGAAAAGTCACTCCAATTAAAAGCCGACAACGCTAGTGCCTTTATTATGCTTTCCGACTTGTACCGCAATAATAAGGAATTAGATAAATCCTTTGACTACACTAAAAAGGCCTTCGGCTCTCTAGACTTAGGGGTCGATGCTAAGATGCGCCTTTTGTTAACCTATTACGACTGGACAGATTCTGACACTGTGCTTTTATCTAAGGCATACACCCTGATTGATATACTATTAGAAACACACCCCAACAACCCTAAGCCTTTTACTATTGCTGGTGACTACTATTACAGGGACGATAACTTAACCTTAGCTAAGAGTAACTTTTTACGTGCTGCAGAACTTGACCCTAGCCGCTTTCCTATCTGGCAGCAACTGATGATTATATCATTCGACCTTAAGGAATATGACGAGGTGATTAACTTGAGCGAAAGTATGCAAGAGTTATTCCCTAGCCAACCGACTAGCTACTTTTTTGCGGGTTTAGCCTATATGCAAGACAAAAAATATAGTTCTGCTATCGACCAACTCAACACCGGTAAATTAATGGTTATTGACAACCCCAATTTATTGGCACAATTTTACGCCTCTCTTGGCGATGCTTACCACGCTCAAGAAGAAATACAAGAGTCTGACGACGCTTATGACAAGTCTTTAGACATCATGCCCGATAACGTTTATGTGCTGAACAATTACAGCTACTACTTATCACTTAGAAAAAAGAAGCTCCAAAAAGCTTCAGAGATGATGAAGCGCTGTGTAGCATTATCACCAGGTCAAGCGTCTTACGAAGACACCTACGCTTGGGTGTTTTATCAATTGAAAGACTATAATGAGGCTTTGATATGGATAAAAAAAGCCCTTGCTAGCGGAGGTTCGTCAAGCGCCACTATCGTTGAGCATTATGGCGATATACTGTATCAGCTTAGCCGAACAGACGAGGCTTTAGAGCAGTGGAAAAAAGCCCAAGAATTGGGCTCCGATTCCGAATGGATAGATCAAAAAATAGCAGACAAGAAACTCTATGAATAA
- a CDS encoding peptidoglycan DD-metalloendopeptidase family protein, producing MRRCSFFFLCVLLSFSSFSQSKEKEVLQNKKAKIQKEIKLTNSLLQKAKKEKSQSVNTLNTLNKQIQSRQEIIQTLNLEVKMAVIQIDHLKQQIKGTELSIVVQQELLDTLKKEYALMIRHAYFNRNAYDRLAFVFSSQSYNQAFKRLRYLQEYSQFRQKQVKEIKAVEQKLEDDLLALKRQKVLLTVAKNEKSQSLESSQIEVSILDGEQSTQKSLLSQLRKKEKQLIKDLQSKQQLAKSLDKQIRKIIEEEIRLAKAKASKESDVLAMTPEEQQLADNFTSNKGKLPWPVERGVIIERFGVQAHPVLKGIETFNNGVKITTEEGALVRAVFDGTVSRIIDIPGAGKAVIVSHGDYFSVYSNLLEVSVKRGQEVFLKEKIGTVLTKTASKESITELQIWKGSEKMDPSSWLFQAY from the coding sequence ATGCGCCGATGTAGTTTTTTCTTTTTATGTGTCCTTTTATCCTTCTCTTCTTTTTCACAAAGTAAAGAGAAAGAGGTTTTGCAAAATAAAAAAGCTAAAATTCAAAAAGAAATTAAGCTGACAAACTCTCTATTGCAAAAAGCCAAGAAAGAAAAAAGCCAATCGGTAAACACGCTAAACACCCTCAATAAACAAATACAATCACGACAAGAGATTATTCAGACACTTAACTTAGAGGTCAAGATGGCGGTTATTCAAATCGACCATTTAAAGCAACAAATTAAGGGTACCGAACTGTCCATCGTTGTTCAGCAAGAATTGTTAGATACCCTCAAGAAAGAATATGCTCTAATGATACGTCACGCTTATTTCAATCGGAATGCCTACGACCGATTAGCCTTTGTGTTCTCTTCCCAAAGTTATAATCAGGCCTTTAAACGACTGAGGTATTTGCAAGAATACAGTCAGTTCAGACAAAAACAAGTCAAGGAAATAAAAGCTGTGGAGCAAAAACTCGAAGACGACTTATTGGCTCTTAAACGTCAAAAAGTACTGCTAACGGTTGCCAAAAATGAAAAAAGCCAATCGTTAGAGTCTTCACAAATAGAGGTGAGTATTTTAGATGGCGAACAATCTACCCAAAAGAGTCTGTTGTCTCAATTAAGAAAGAAAGAAAAACAGCTCATAAAGGATTTACAATCTAAACAACAACTAGCGAAATCTCTGGATAAACAGATACGTAAAATCATAGAAGAAGAAATACGTTTGGCGAAAGCTAAAGCGAGTAAAGAAAGTGATGTGTTGGCGATGACTCCAGAAGAACAACAGTTGGCTGATAATTTCACTTCCAACAAGGGTAAACTGCCTTGGCCAGTAGAACGTGGCGTTATTATAGAGCGCTTTGGTGTACAAGCCCACCCTGTTTTGAAAGGTATTGAAACGTTTAACAACGGGGTTAAAATAACTACCGAAGAAGGGGCTTTGGTACGTGCTGTTTTTGACGGTACGGTTTCTCGTATTATTGATATTCCCGGTGCTGGAAAAGCTGTAATCGTTAGTCATGGGGATTATTTTAGTGTTTATTCTAATCTCTTAGAAGTATCTGTTAAGCGTGGGCAAGAGGTTTTTCTAAAGGAAAAGATAGGTACGGTACTTACTAAAACAGCCTCCAAAGAAAGTATTACAGAACTGCAGATATGGAAGGGTAGCGAAAAAATGGACCCATCATCTTGGCTTTTTCAAGCCTACTAG
- the tatA gene encoding twin-arginine translocase TatA/TatE family subunit, with translation MNSILLVIGWPQIVLIVVIVLILFGGKKLPELMKGLGKGMKEFKDATKELNDDNKDNKEDK, from the coding sequence ATGAATTCTATTCTTTTAGTAATTGGTTGGCCTCAAATCGTACTGATTGTCGTTATTGTACTTATCCTTTTTGGTGGTAAAAAATTACCTGAACTGATGAAAGGATTAGGTAAAGGCATGAAGGAATTTAAAGACGCTACCAAGGAATTAAACGACGACAATAAAGACAACAAAGAGGATAAATAA
- the gatA gene encoding Asp-tRNA(Asn)/Glu-tRNA(Gln) amidotransferase subunit GatA produces the protein MNTYRSLKAIQQALQAGEISCLSLTQSYLTRIQEQHKLNAFLEVFEDEALSSAQSIDDKLKVGTAGRLAGMVIGIKDNICYQGHQVSAASKILNNFESMFSATVVERLLAEDAIIIGRLNCDEFAMGSTNENSAFEPVLNPINTNHVPGGSSGGSAAAVAADLCLASLGSDTGGSIRQPASFCGVMGYKPTYGRVSRWGLIAYASSFDQIGPFTHNASDAALIMEVISGSDEHDSTCSEKPVPHYSQLIDSNTSHTIGFIKDTLESPSLDPEVKAHLLEQIEQLKDSGHKVVELSFPYLNYVVPTYYVLTTAEASSNLARFDGVHFGHRSSDAEDIPSTYANSRTEGFGEEVQRRIMLGTFVLSAGYYDAYYTKAQKVRRLLLDKTLAIFESCDFILSPTSPHTALEIGKTYDDPTQLYLEDIFTVHANIVGIPAVSLPTGTHSNGLPFGIQLMAPAFKDDELLAISNQIMNMQ, from the coding sequence ATGAATACCTACCGCTCTCTCAAGGCAATTCAGCAGGCTTTACAAGCTGGCGAAATTAGTTGTCTTTCACTGACACAATCCTATCTTACACGTATTCAAGAACAGCACAAGCTCAACGCTTTTTTAGAAGTGTTTGAAGATGAAGCTTTATCTTCGGCTCAAAGCATTGACGATAAACTCAAAGTGGGGACTGCAGGTCGTTTGGCAGGTATGGTAATAGGTATAAAAGATAACATCTGCTACCAAGGTCACCAGGTGTCTGCCGCCTCTAAAATACTGAACAATTTTGAAAGTATGTTTAGCGCAACGGTAGTTGAGCGCCTACTTGCTGAAGATGCTATTATCATTGGGCGCTTAAATTGTGATGAGTTTGCGATGGGTAGTACCAACGAAAACTCAGCCTTTGAGCCTGTCTTAAACCCTATCAATACGAATCATGTTCCTGGGGGTTCTTCAGGCGGTTCAGCAGCAGCAGTAGCGGCAGACCTTTGTTTGGCCTCTCTTGGAAGTGATACGGGGGGTTCTATACGCCAACCAGCTTCCTTTTGTGGAGTTATGGGCTACAAGCCTACTTACGGACGGGTATCGAGATGGGGGCTCATTGCTTACGCTTCTTCATTCGATCAAATCGGACCCTTTACTCATAATGCTTCCGATGCCGCTTTAATTATGGAGGTCATTTCTGGTAGTGATGAACACGACAGTACCTGTTCAGAAAAGCCTGTTCCCCATTATAGCCAACTAATTGACAGCAACACCTCACACACTATTGGATTTATAAAGGATACCCTAGAAAGTCCATCTTTAGACCCTGAGGTAAAAGCACACCTACTTGAACAAATAGAACAACTGAAAGACTCGGGGCATAAAGTTGTGGAATTAAGTTTTCCATACCTCAACTATGTAGTACCGACGTATTATGTTTTGACAACAGCAGAAGCGTCATCCAATTTAGCTCGTTTTGATGGGGTGCACTTTGGTCACAGAAGCAGCGACGCAGAGGACATTCCTAGCACCTATGCTAACTCCAGAACAGAGGGTTTTGGTGAAGAGGTACAACGCCGTATTATGTTAGGTACTTTTGTATTGAGTGCTGGTTATTACGATGCCTATTACACTAAAGCTCAAAAAGTACGCCGCCTATTACTGGATAAAACATTAGCTATTTTTGAAAGTTGTGACTTTATTCTTTCGCCAACATCACCGCATACCGCACTCGAGATTGGAAAAACATATGACGACCCCACACAATTATATCTAGAAGATATTTTTACTGTTCACGCTAATATTGTGGGCATACCAGCTGTTTCATTGCCTACCGGTACTCATAGCAATGGATTGCCTTTTGGTATTCAGCTTATGGCACCTGCATTTAAAGACGATGAGTTACTTGCTATCTCTAATCAGATAATGAACATGCAATAG
- the dut gene encoding dUTP diphosphatase has protein sequence MQVKVINKSKHPLPQYETIGSAGMDIRAHIEEAITLAPLERVLVKTGLFVEIPLGYEMQVRPRSGLAFKKGITVLNSPGTIDADYRGEIGVLLVNLSSEPFVIEDGERIAQLVLASHEQAQWQEVDILEESNRGQGGFGSTGTN, from the coding sequence ATGCAGGTAAAAGTCATCAATAAATCTAAACACCCTTTACCCCAATACGAAACCATCGGTTCAGCAGGTATGGATATCAGAGCCCATATTGAGGAGGCTATCACCCTTGCCCCTTTGGAGCGTGTTTTGGTCAAAACAGGCTTGTTTGTAGAAATACCCCTCGGCTATGAAATGCAGGTTCGCCCTAGAAGTGGACTGGCCTTCAAAAAAGGAATAACGGTTTTAAATAGCCCCGGTACAATAGACGCAGACTATAGAGGAGAAATTGGCGTTCTTTTAGTAAACTTATCTTCCGAACCTTTTGTTATTGAAGACGGAGAACGCATTGCCCAATTGGTATTGGCATCGCACGAACAGGCACAATGGCAGGAGGTCGATATTTTGGAAGAATCAAACCGAGGTCAAGGAGGCTTTGGCAGCACTGGAACAAACTAA
- a CDS encoding oligosaccharide flippase family protein, producing MNPLKKLLGQTAIYGLSSIVGRLLNYLLVPLYTRYFTTSEYGDVTLLYAYAAFLLIILSYGMETAFFRFSQREPNKRAVYSTALISLLISSSLFVFFIYFNAQSIATALSFENHPEYIQYFAFIIGLDTLSSISFAKLREQNQATRFALVRLLNIFINIGLNLFFIIYCPFALANNLPTADFIDSIYSLDIGIGYIFIANLVASVITLLMLIPEMNKSIWCFDRALWRKMMIYALPLMVAGLAGITNETIDRILLQYLLPADISASEIGLYSAFYKLSIIMTLFVQTFRFAAEPFFFSQERERNAKQVYAQVMKYFSIVTAFIFLSVMIYYDLVKQFIGDSFHDERGATIVPILLLANLFLGLYYNLSVWYKLTEKTKYGAYMSLFGATITIALNLALIPHFGFVGSAWATLCCYFLMAVCSYFLGKKYYPIPYPLSRIALYFGLMLGFYFLSLNYSFGMAINSIYLILYIAVAYMLEKPKKRVISNPQLFD from the coding sequence GTGAACCCACTTAAAAAACTATTAGGACAAACCGCCATTTATGGACTTAGCAGTATCGTCGGACGATTGCTAAACTACCTGTTGGTGCCTCTTTATACTCGTTATTTTACCACCTCCGAATATGGTGATGTTACCTTATTGTATGCCTATGCCGCTTTTTTACTCATCATTCTTAGCTATGGTATGGAAACGGCTTTTTTCCGTTTTTCACAAAGAGAACCAAATAAAAGAGCGGTTTACAGCACCGCCCTTATTTCACTCTTGATAAGTTCCTCTTTATTTGTTTTCTTCATCTATTTCAATGCCCAAAGTATAGCTACCGCTTTGTCTTTTGAGAATCATCCTGAATACATTCAGTACTTTGCCTTCATTATTGGTTTGGACACCTTGTCGTCCATATCCTTTGCTAAGCTAAGAGAACAAAACCAAGCCACTCGATTTGCACTTGTTCGCTTACTGAACATCTTTATCAATATAGGCCTCAATCTATTTTTTATCATTTATTGCCCTTTTGCTCTTGCCAACAATCTGCCAACCGCCGATTTTATAGACAGCATTTATTCGCTCGATATAGGTATAGGGTATATTTTTATAGCCAACCTAGTCGCTAGTGTCATCACCCTACTCATGCTCATCCCTGAAATGAACAAATCTATATGGTGTTTTGATAGGGCCTTGTGGCGTAAAATGATGATTTATGCCCTACCCCTAATGGTAGCGGGTTTAGCGGGTATCACCAACGAAACGATTGACCGTATCCTATTGCAATACCTATTACCTGCCGATATATCTGCGTCAGAAATAGGCTTGTACTCAGCTTTCTATAAGCTGTCTATCATCATGACTTTGTTTGTACAGACTTTCCGCTTTGCTGCCGAGCCCTTTTTCTTTTCTCAAGAAAGAGAACGCAACGCTAAACAGGTGTACGCTCAAGTGATGAAGTACTTTAGCATCGTAACCGCCTTTATCTTCTTATCGGTAATGATTTATTACGATTTGGTTAAACAGTTTATCGGCGATTCCTTTCACGACGAAAGAGGGGCTACTATAGTACCCATCTTGTTATTGGCCAATCTGTTTTTAGGCTTATATTATAACCTGTCGGTATGGTATAAGTTGACCGAAAAGACCAAATACGGCGCCTATATGTCGCTCTTTGGGGCAACCATAACTATTGCTCTCAACCTAGCCCTAATCCCCCACTTCGGCTTTGTGGGTTCTGCTTGGGCAACCCTATGTTGTTATTTCCTTATGGCTGTTTGTTCGTACTTTTTAGGAAAAAAATATTATCCCATACCTTATCCGCTAAGCCGTATAGCTCTGTATTTTGGTCTCATGCTCGGCTTTTATTTTTTAAGCCTTAACTATTCTTTCGGCATGGCCATCAATAGCATTTATCTTATCCTATATATTGCCGTTGCATATATGCTAGAAAAACCTAAAAAAAGAGTAATTTCAAACCCACAACTTTTTGATTAA
- a CDS encoding LysM peptidoglycan-binding domain-containing protein, translated as MNKTLSTLFILCITIFSFANNVGFSAPFSTDTLGFVVQEDDPRLAKMDSLWMLEQLASQQIEADTAKLNNWAYAADSIPAFTDTLIQYRLSKLDEQTPFNLVYNRAVETQIKIYANTYRNHVSRMLGKANYYFPLFESKLDEYDLPLEFKYLAIVESALKPHARSRSAATGLWQFMYTTGKIYDLKVTSYIDERSDPLQSTIAACEYFTFLYKMFNDWELVLAAYNGGPGYVSRAMRKSGAKDYWSVRPYLRRETQNYVPKFIAVNYIMNYASEHNIYPTPYQYTMAETDTVSLTQSMTFEVLSKTLGVDIDVLKELNPIYKRNVVPVSTNTTASIRLPHKAVSTFINNSDSIYAYSESLQEKYVAMDAPIVHRVRKGEYLGKIANQYHTTVGRIKNWNNLSSSSLKIGQKLVIYVNPDSAPKTSQTKPVVNSNGQTIYTVQSGDTLWDIARKYTGVSVSQLERLNNITYRDLKPGLTLKIPKTG; from the coding sequence ATGAATAAAACACTCTCTACCTTATTTATCTTATGCATCACCATCTTCTCATTTGCTAATAATGTGGGATTTTCAGCCCCCTTTTCAACAGATACTCTAGGGTTTGTTGTCCAAGAAGATGATCCAAGATTAGCTAAAATGGATTCATTATGGATGCTTGAGCAACTAGCTTCCCAACAAATAGAAGCGGATACAGCCAAGTTAAATAATTGGGCCTATGCTGCGGATAGCATACCAGCCTTTACCGACACACTCATTCAGTACCGCCTATCTAAACTTGACGAGCAAACACCATTTAATTTGGTGTACAATCGAGCGGTTGAAACGCAAATAAAAATCTATGCCAACACCTACCGAAATCATGTTTCAAGAATGTTGGGCAAAGCAAACTATTATTTCCCTCTTTTTGAATCCAAGCTTGATGAATACGATTTGCCATTAGAATTTAAATACCTTGCTATTGTGGAGTCTGCTTTAAAACCACATGCTCGCTCACGTTCAGCAGCTACGGGGCTGTGGCAATTTATGTATACCACAGGCAAAATTTATGATTTGAAAGTGACCTCTTACATCGACGAGCGTAGCGACCCTTTACAGTCCACTATCGCTGCTTGTGAATATTTTACCTTTTTGTATAAGATGTTTAACGACTGGGAACTCGTATTAGCTGCTTATAATGGTGGGCCAGGATATGTCTCTCGTGCTATGCGTAAATCAGGAGCAAAAGACTATTGGTCTGTGCGTCCTTATCTTAGAAGAGAAACTCAAAATTATGTGCCTAAATTCATTGCGGTAAATTACATTATGAACTACGCTTCGGAACACAACATTTACCCTACGCCATACCAGTATACTATGGCTGAAACAGACACTGTTAGCCTAACTCAGTCCATGACTTTTGAGGTTTTATCGAAAACGTTAGGTGTTGATATTGATGTTTTAAAGGAGCTAAACCCTATTTATAAACGCAATGTTGTACCCGTAAGTACAAACACGACAGCCTCTATACGATTGCCTCATAAAGCGGTATCTACCTTTATCAATAACTCGGATAGTATTTATGCATACAGCGAATCTTTACAAGAGAAATATGTCGCTATGGATGCGCCTATTGTGCACCGTGTTAGAAAAGGCGAATATCTTGGTAAAATTGCCAATCAATACCACACAACAGTAGGTCGGATTAAAAATTGGAACAACCTCTCCTCTTCAAGCCTTAAAATCGGACAAAAGCTAGTTATTTATGTCAACCCTGATTCTGCACCAAAGACGAGTCAAACAAAGCCCGTAGTCAATTCTAATGGTCAGACTATTTATACCGTACAGTCTGGTGATACTTTGTGGGATATAGCTCGTAAATATACAGGCGTTTCTGTTTCACAATTAGAACGCCTTAACAATATTACCTATCGGGATTTAAAACCCGGACTGACTTTAAAAATCCCCAAAACCGGATAG